The genomic interval TGGATACCATTACTTATGATTTGTCGAAGGAATATTCTATTCGGATGGCGGAGCCAGAAGAATGGGGATTGTATTGTTCTGTATATTATAATATGCAATATAATGGTTTTTTTAGAGAAGAAAGCTATGCAGCATCGCGAAGAAATTCATATTGGATTTATGAGGGAGAGAATAAAATCGGTGGCGTAAGAATGGCGCCCAACGTAATCTACCATTTATTTTTTATTCCTCCTTTTAATGATGCATTCAAGATATTGAAGCTGCTTAAAAAAATAGTAATACATTGGTCTGACAGATCGCAGCCAATTAAGACTTTTGAGGTTCTTCCTGATCAAGTTCAATTATTTGCGAGGGCAGGCTTCTGGGCGGATGAATTCAGATGCCGTTGGATGCAGCGTCCTACAGATCATTTCGAAGTTATCTGGGATGATAATCTAATTATTGAAAGTCCCCAAATTGAAGAAAACGAGACGGGAGCTAAGCGATTCATCAATGAAGATGACATTGCTCATTGTGACTATGAAAGCTTTAAAGGCGGATTTGAAGCAGTAAGGAGAAAAAAGTTTTCTTTAGAAGATTTTATGCCAAATGAAGATCCTAATTATTCGAATGACATATTAGTTCAGGCCTCAACACTAATCTATGATAAGAACTCTGGTCAGCTCATTGCCAATTGTCGTCTTTGTCTACAAGATAACATGGCAGCAGTATATAGTATCGGTGTAATACCTGCTCATAGAGGAAGAGGGCTGGCTACACTTATGCTGCAAAGAGCGCTGAGTATGCTGAAAAATAAATATTCAATTCTACGATTGTATGTGATGGAAGGTAACGATGCAGAATCTGTTTATTTTAATCTCGGGTTCGTGCCCGGAGTACAGGAGATACAAAATATGTATATACCTGCGCAACCATAGCGGGGTGACCGTTTGATTGTTTCGATTTTTCTGATTTTTTAAAGTAAATACTTGAAATGTATGGTATGGTATTTTGTGGTGAATGTCATACCATAGGGGCTGTGTAAGAATGATAGGGGATACGACGGAAAAAGAGCGGACGATATTTGATCATGCTGGAAATACAATTAAGACAGAAGATCGAGAGATTCGTATTCTTGCCAAGTATGAGGAGCCATTGGTTGTCGTACTAGGAAATGTGCTTAGCGATGAGGAATGCGATGAGCTAATTAGACATTCTAGGGAACAATTGCAACGTTCAAAAATAAGTGGAGATCGTGCAGAGAACCAAATTAGAACGAGCAGTGGAGTATTTTGTGAGGAGAATGAGACGATTACAAAAATCGAAAAAAGATTCTCTCAAATTATGAATATTCCCATTGAGCATGGCGACGGCTTGCAAGTTTTGCTGTAT from Paenibacillus sp. FSL K6-3182 carries:
- a CDS encoding GNAT family N-acetyltransferase, which produces MQLNNWSMDTITYDLSKEYSIRMAEPEEWGLYCSVYYNMQYNGFFREESYAASRRNSYWIYEGENKIGGVRMAPNVIYHLFFIPPFNDAFKILKLLKKIVIHWSDRSQPIKTFEVLPDQVQLFARAGFWADEFRCRWMQRPTDHFEVIWDDNLIIESPQIEENETGAKRFINEDDIAHCDYESFKGGFEAVRRKKFSLEDFMPNEDPNYSNDILVQASTLIYDKNSGQLIANCRLCLQDNMAAVYSIGVIPAHRGRGLATLMLQRALSMLKNKYSILRLYVMEGNDAESVYFNLGFVPGVQEIQNMYIPAQP
- a CDS encoding 2OG-Fe(II) oxygenase, with the protein product MIGDTTEKERTIFDHAGNTIKTEDREIRILAKYEEPLVVVLGNVLSDEECDELIRHSREQLQRSKISGDRAENQIRTSSGVFCEENETITKIEKRFSQIMNIPIEHGDGLQVLLYTPGQEYQPHYDFFAETNRASANNRISTLIMYLNDVEEGGETAFPLLNISVFPNKGMAVYFEYFYNNNEINDFTLHAGTPVIKGEKWVATMWMRRQALRIS